The following coding sequences are from one Cenarchaeum symbiosum A window:
- a CDS encoding ABC-type transport system involved in Fe-S cluster assembly, ATPase component (COG0396), protein MTELEIRDLHASRDGKEILKGVNLKTSKGEVHAIMGPNGSGKSTLAYTLLAHPKYEVTSGDILVDGESILELKPDERAKKGLFLGFQYPTEVSGVGFSHFLRTSYNGLSKALQGESREVFITVREFQKYLKENLKQVGLKDEFLSRYLNEGFSGGEKKRSEVLQMAVLKPTVSILDEPDSGLDVDAVQSVAKAISEVSGKDSTVIVITHYARILKFLNKLDHVHVFYDGRIIKSGGASLADELDAKGYDWVVQNV, encoded by the coding sequence ATGACGGAGCTTGAGATAAGGGACCTTCACGCCAGCAGGGACGGCAAGGAGATCCTCAAGGGGGTCAACCTCAAGACGAGCAAGGGCGAGGTGCACGCGATAATGGGGCCCAACGGGTCCGGCAAGAGCACGCTCGCGTATACGCTCCTTGCGCACCCAAAATACGAGGTCACCTCCGGCGACATACTAGTCGACGGCGAGAGCATACTGGAACTCAAGCCCGACGAGAGGGCAAAGAAGGGATTGTTCCTGGGCTTTCAGTATCCCACAGAGGTGTCCGGCGTGGGCTTTTCACACTTTCTTAGGACATCATACAACGGGCTGAGCAAGGCGCTCCAGGGCGAATCGAGGGAGGTCTTTATCACGGTAAGGGAGTTCCAGAAATACCTAAAGGAGAACCTGAAGCAGGTGGGCCTCAAGGACGAGTTCCTGTCTAGATACCTCAACGAGGGCTTTTCGGGGGGCGAGAAAAAGCGCTCCGAGGTGCTCCAGATGGCCGTTCTCAAGCCGACCGTATCGATACTTGACGAGCCCGATTCAGGGCTCGACGTGGACGCGGTCCAGTCCGTGGCCAAGGCGATAAGCGAGGTCTCCGGCAAGGACTCTACTGTGATTGTGATCACCCACTATGCCAGGATACTAAAGTTCCTCAACAAGCTGGACCATGTGCACGTCTTTTACGACGGCAGAATAATCAAGAGTGGCGGCGCGTCTCTCGCGGACGAGCTCGACGCAAAGGGCTACGACTGGGTAGTCCAGAACGTCTAG